The DNA sequence ACCCTTTGCAATTCTTTTATCTGTTCTTCTAATACTTTTTTATAATCCATAGGCTCACCATTGTTCCATTTATATTTACCCATATCTATTTTAACTTCCATTGGGTTACAATTCACTTCAACACCATCACGAGCATTGTTACGAACAGCATTGCAGTATTCTTCATACTGTTCATATTGGACAGTTTTTTCTTTATTCATATAAATTCTCCTTTAATTATAATAACCCTATTCTAGTATCTCAAAGTAGCAATGGTTGCAGGAAAGAGCAGGGTAGTAGGGTTGAAAAAAAATAAAAACCACAAAAACAATTAAATAAAAAGAACCCACAGGTTAGTGTGAGTTCTTTTGGCAAATTAAATTAAAAAGAAAGCGACAGATATTAAAATATCTGCCCTTCCAAATGATTGTTTAAGTGAAGCCCGTAGCTTCTATTTGATACTATTAACAATACTACATTTTATTATCTTTGTCAAACATTCTATATGAAATTTGGGAATTAATTGCTCCATTGATTCTCGTCATAATTCTATTGCTAACAGTTTTAGGTTTAGGCGGGCAAATAACCCTTTGTTTGCTAATTGATATTATATTAAATATATTAGCCCAATGAAACTTATCTCCTGTCAAACCTTTTATTTTACCTATTTTAACATAGATAGATAAATTTTTATTCTTTGGCTCTTGACTTGTAATGGGTAATATCAACACTCTTTTGTTACTCTGAAAGCTGTTTCTAAGAACAATACTAGTATGTTGACCACCAAACTCGTCCCCAATATTAAATCCTAAATCTACTAGGATAACATCTCTACGTCTTAAATCAGGAATTGAACTTAATTCAAAAGTTGGCTCTTCTTTAACTTTATTTGTTTTGACTTTTAGCCATTCCAGATACAATTGAATTTTTTCTAATCTCTCAT is a window from the Desulfuribacillus alkaliarsenatis genome containing:
- a CDS encoding type II toxin-antitoxin system PemK/MazF family toxin, giving the protein MTELKIKTSDKQKIKLLCNQVYQLLNNLVDDTNDNERLEKIQLYLEWLKVKTNKVKEEPTFELSSIPDLRRRDVILVDLGFNIGDEFGGQHTSIVLRNSFQSNKRVLILPITSQEPKNKNLSIYVKIGKIKGLTGDKFHWANIFNIISISKQRVICPPKPKTVSNRIMTRINGAINSQISYRMFDKDNKM